The following nucleotide sequence is from Gaiellales bacterium.
GCTATCACCAGCAGTATGCCTGACGGACGCCAGTCGCGGGCGAAAACCTGCACCCAGCCGAAGATCATCCTGCCGATCAGGACCACAAGGTAGATCGTCAGCACATAAGTGAGGACTTCCCTCAGGTACTGCACGAATCCACCCTGTCCCTGTCATTCCCGGCGGGGTTGCCGACCGGGTCGGACTGATCACTGATCAGTATCACGCCATCACTGCTCGCTGACTAGCTCTGATTGAAGAAGCCGCGCTCTGCGATGCGAGCCTTGTCCTCCGCGGTCACCTCGACGTTCGCCGGCGACAGCAGGAAGACCTTGTTCGTCACACGCTCGATGCTCCCGCGCAGGCCGAAGATCAGCCCCGCCGCGAAGTCGACCAGACGCTTTGCGTCGCTGTCGACCATCTCGGTTAGGTTCATGATCACCGGAGTGCCTTCGCGGAAGTGTTCCCCAATAGTACGCGCTTCATTGTAAGTGCGAGGATGCAGTGTTGTGATACGGGCGAGATCGGTCATCTGCGAGACGTGCTCCGTGCGCCAGTCGGCGGGCTGGTAGCCTGCGTAGCCCCCGCCTACCTCCCCATCCCGCCCCACTCCCCCGTCCCGCCCCACGCCACGGACGTCGGGCTCGTCGATCTGCTCGGGCCGGTCGGCCTGATCGTCGTAGTCCTCGTACTCACCGTAGGAGTCGTACTTGTCCTGGTAGCGGTGATCGTCCTCGACGAGGCCGAGGTAGACCGCCATCTTCCGCATGGCACTGGCCATCCTTCAATCCTCCCAGCCTGCACCCGTCGTCGCCTGCCGCTTCGGCCTCACGCGTGGGACATTACCTGACACGCGGCCCTCGATCGCCGAGCAACGCCGTACCGATTCGCAGGTGTGTCGCGCCGGCTTCGACGGCGGCCTCCAGATCGCCGCTCATGCCGGCCGAGATCACCGTGGCACCCGGCCTGACCTCGCGCACGGCGGCCGCGCTGACCCTCAGTCGCGCGAACGCGTCAGCCGGCGGCATGGATAGCGGCGCGATGGCCATCACGCCGCCGAGCACCAGCCCCTCCTCGGCCGCCAGCGCCTCGGCCAGGGCCGGAACCTCCCCCGCGACCGCCCCGCCGCGAGCCGGATCGCCGTCCAGGCTCACCTCGACCAGGCACTCGATCACCCGCCCGGCCCGTCGCGCGGCCTTGCCGAGGGCCCCGATCAGCCGCTGCCGGTCCACCGAATGCACGACGCTGGCGTACCGGGCCACGCTGGCGCACTTGTTCGTCTGCAGCTGTCCAATGAAGTGCCAGGTGAGATTGAGGTCGGCGCACTCGGCGGCCTTCGGCGCCGCCTCGGCGTCGCGATTCTCCCCGATGTCAGCCACGCCCAGCTCGCTGAGCAGCCGGACGTCGGACGCGGGCCTGGTCTTGGTCACCGCGATCAACGTCAGCTCGCTGGCCTCCCTCCCGGCCGCCTCGCACGCCTTCGCGATACGGCCGCGGACGTCGGCCAGCCGCAGGGCGAGTTCTTCCCGCCGGCCGGGGTCGGTCACTTCAGGAAGTCGGGAACATCAAGGTCGTCGTCCTCCTCGAAGACGACGGAGCGGCGGCGGGTGGTGGCGACGTCGAAGGTCTTCCCCGCCGTCTCGGAGTGCGCCGGGCGGTACGAAGAAGCGGAGTCCCCGGCGTCCGAGGTCACAGCGACCCGCTCCGGCTGGCCGGGGCTCTTGGAGCTCTCCCGATGCGCCGGCTCCGTCTCAGGCATCTCGTACGCAGGGGTGGTGACCTCGGCGGCGAGGTCGGAGGACGCGGTGAACCCGTCGCCGGGCACGGGCGCACTAAGAATAGAGCCAGCCGCCGACGCGAAGCCGGCGTCGGGGATGGCCGAGGCGCTCCCGTTGCTGCCGTGGCCGGCCGCAGGCGGAGCGTCGCTCGTCTCGGGGGTGGAGGGGCCGGTGGGCGCGCTCGGAGCGGGCCGGGGCGCGGTGAAGGCGGAAGAGGAGGTGGGCTGGGATGCCGGCGCGGGCGCGGGGCTAGCCGATGCGCTGATACTGAACGAGGAGCCGCCAGCGTCGGCGGAGCCGCGGC
It contains:
- the sepF gene encoding cell division protein SepF, with amino-acid sequence MAVYLGLVEDDHRYQDKYDSYGEYEDYDDQADRPEQIDEPDVRGVGRDGGVGRDGEVGGGYAGYQPADWRTEHVSQMTDLARITTLHPRTYNEARTIGEHFREGTPVIMNLTEMVDSDAKRLVDFAAGLIFGLRGSIERVTNKVFLLSPANVEVTAEDKARIAERGFFNQS
- a CDS encoding YggS family pyridoxal phosphate-dependent enzyme gives rise to the protein MTDPGRREELALRLADVRGRIAKACEAAGREASELTLIAVTKTRPASDVRLLSELGVADIGENRDAEAAPKAAECADLNLTWHFIGQLQTNKCASVARYASVVHSVDRQRLIGALGKAARRAGRVIECLVEVSLDGDPARGGAVAGEVPALAEALAAEEGLVLGGVMAIAPLSMPPADAFARLRVSAAAVREVRPGATVISAGMSGDLEAAVEAGATHLRIGTALLGDRGPRVR